In Lycium ferocissimum isolate CSIRO_LF1 chromosome 7, AGI_CSIRO_Lferr_CH_V1, whole genome shotgun sequence, the sequence TGTTCTTTGTTCATTAGCTAGGGTTTAACTATTCACAAGTAATAAAACATGCGTGAAAAGAGTCGAAAAAAATGaacctttcttctttctagCACATTTTTCAATTGATTTTTTTGTCTTATAGCTTTATTTAATCTTGATTTATATATCACCTATATAAGTTTCACCTTTATCTTGTTATAAGAACTGTTCATTCGTGTAACTTTTGGAGTGAAGTTCGCTAATTGAAATACTATACTAGAGTTTTGTTATTTCTCTTTTCTATTTGAACTACGTTAAATTTCTTGGATGTAACAAATGTTACGTACTGCTATAATTTTTTCAAAGAATTATTAATTGTTTAGCAGTAGAAACAATCGAATATTCTATTTACCAGAATATTCAATTTTTAGTTATAGCAAGGATCTAATATTTTAGTTGTAGGAgtctactaatttttttttgtggctaTTTAAAGtcatattaatattaaaattttagaGATAATGTTTTCATTGTTGTTTGCATCTTTTCAAAAAATCCTATCTCAATTGATCAATGAGAGCCTTCCTACTTTGCTTGTTCAGTTAGTTCTtgccatgaaaaaaaaaaaggtacgtATACTTATCCAAACAATATCACCACTATTATATCCGATGAAGTAAATAATTGTACCATGTTAGAAAGCAAATATTATAATATTGCTATTAAGAGATAGTTGGTTCTTATATATTTACCTCAAGAAAAGGTAACACCAAATTAATGGTGAACCGTTGGCAAATTCTTAAAGAAAGGTAGTAAAGTAGTTGCATAGTTGGCCTTATATATACTctttcatctttttaatttctagTAACCAACTCATTATCTTCTAATGACAAATTCTGCCAAGGTAGTAATGTCTTGTCTTAGTAACTTATAGGTACCTGAAATTATAGAATAATTGATGGCAGGtacaattatttattaatttgaaGAGTGTGCTCTGATATTTTCTTTCTGGTAACACTGATGTTCAGTTACTTTCTATACATCTCAACTATTTCCTCAaatacttattttcttcgacCAACATAAATGTTAAATATCTCTAACGAATATGCTGCGATCTACTTAAAATGTCCTTATCACTCTCTTTTAAGACAACGtacatgaaaatgaaatgattcATAAAATTAAGGTTGAGAACCAAGTTGTCACATTCTTTCCAGTTTGTTATTCACCAAATTTCTTAAATCCCATCAACCTTGGGTAATAGGATTGATTTACCTAATTTAGAGGAACAAACTTTCTTTTGGTAACAAAAGTTTTATTGGTAATATTTATTACAAATAATCGCTTTTTAGTGGCCGGGATTGTGAAATAGTCACTCATTGTTATGGAGTTTAAAACTATAAAGACTGtttttttcaagaacaaagCCAAAAAGAGATGGTGGGTGCTATTTATACAGTTTTTACCGCATCATAAAAATTATTCCATCTACTaaccaaaatattttctttaccCCTTGagcaaagaaacaaaatattagCAAAGGAGTAGTGTAGATAAGACAACGGGGATACGGACTTATCAATAGACAATATTAAGAGTGCAAAATATTTATACCGTCAAATGTCAATATATAAGTTAAAGTCATTCACAAAAGATTTGCCATTAATGCTCCAACATTGATGGGAATATGTAATTTTATAAAAGTGATTTCTAGTAATAGACTAGACATGGTGCCAGTAGACAAAATGAGCACAAACATGCACCTTGGTTTTTTGTGAATAACCAAGAAAAATGTACCTTTGCCAACTATGACTTATAGGGACAAAAGCACATTGACATGAACCTCGCTGTATATTCTAtgctttgtttttatttttattctgctctttatttctctcttttgtGGATCTAAGATTCATGTATGAGATTTTCTAATAAGAAAATCCGGTTTATTGTTTAAATAGGCTCAATAATATAATTTGAACTTTGGTGGAGAGAGATCTAATCGCGCCGATCCTAACATGATCTGTTGGACATATTATCTGTTTAAGTGATTTCTTTTTGGATCCTTTTTTGCCCACAAACTTATTATTATGGCTGGAAAAGCAAGAACATTGTTGGAATTAAGATGCAAAACAAAATCCTAATTATGTAACCTAATTGCTCATAGAATCAAAACACATGAGAGATCATTTTGAAAATGGGACCTACACCAACAGTCAGGAACACTAATCCACGTGTAATCACATGATAAATCGAAAAGGCATGCCCATCACTCTTTCCCCATTATCATTTTTctaaggcaaaatacatcaaagcacccctgaactatacccgaaaagtcgatatcacacctaaactatacaagcgacctattacacaccttaacATCTAAAAACTGAAATTATTTACCCCCTGCAAACTGATGACCACTTGCACAATGTGAAGTGTAACCCACTCTCTTGCCACATCAGCGCCACACCAGCACCACGTCAGCGCCACCTTagaaatttcctaaattttaattttatatttatttctttttctttattcatttaatttttttattaattatatttacactaattaatccctaattaaccattaaaatccttcaataattatatcttcttcatcaccaCCACCTCATTTCACTGGAACCACCAATGCGCTACCACCATCGCAATCAATTTCACTACCACCAATCCGCCACCAATTTCACCGCAACCAATCCTTCAATAATTATGGACAAATGAATTTGAACAGAGGAAGTATTAGTAATTTTACGACTACTGCTGCTATTACATCAGCAGTAGTAGTACCAGcccatttcttcttcattcccaTTTCTTCTCCATTCCCATTTCACcccatttcttcttcattcccatttcttcttcattcccaTTTCACcccatttcttcttcattctcatccttcaaattcatattttttcaATCTCATCCCCACCCCCACTGCTACCTTTCCCCCGCCCTTTCTCCCTCTGCTAAtttcattattaaaaaaaaaaattcacaatcCAATAGAGTTTGCAGAGATTTAGTAGTAATCCACTTGCTTCTTTTTACTTGATAGATTATGATTTTGATTCGGTATTGGTATTAAGATTTGGTATtgctattttgattttggtggtggtgggttTAATGGTAGCTATTGAAATTAGTGGAGGTGGTGGTTATTGAAATCTAGTgttggatatatatatggtgaagAAGGTGGAGGAAAGGGGCGGCGTGGTGGTGGTCAAATTGGGGCTAGGGGCTGGGGGGTGGCGGGGGGTGGAGGAGAGGCGTGAGGGTcgggcgggggggggggagggagggggcAAGACACgttgaatgaaaaagaaaaagatgaagaagaaaaggaaggagaaagggagggttggggtggggattagaaaaaatatttttttaattaaaagagaaaataataaacaaattttaactaaaacacgcgtttcttttttaattatttttataatttatgccACATCGGTTGCGGGGGTAAATAATTTCAGTTTTTAGATgttaaggtgtgtaataggtcgcttgtatagtttaggtgtgatatcgacttttcgggtatagttcaggggtgctttgatgtattttgcctttttCTAACAGTTTTTCCacaagaaagggaaaaaaagggcTTATAATTAATGACTTTTTAAGTCTTCCAAAAAAAGGTAAGTACTCAACTCGACCAACCTACCTTTCCCTCTACCGAACACTTGAGTTCAAATTAAAGAATCCAAATCCAACTCACTCCCATATAAACTTTCAAGCCTAAAAGACACCCCCAAGAATAACATTCACGAAACAAAAACaatattctttaaaaaaacGAAATTTTTATTTGTAATCTTAGCACTAAATGTGTAGTATAGCAATCAATATATTGGAGCGAAAATCATAGGAGATTAGGTTTTCAAATCCAATTAGAGAACAAAAAATGAGAAGTAATTAGTCAGTACTTGTCTTTGGTAAAAATTACACAACaaatattcaataaaataatcaagATATATACAATCAAGTCGGACATCCACATTGCATGAGATTCCAACATGAAGAACATATGTGAACACTCAACTACAGTCCGTGTAATTAGTGAAGTCAAGGATATCGAAATGTCATGTTTAGGGGTACTTAGGACTTAACATTAGTTTGAGTGTGCACTAAATAAAACACGTCAAGTTTAGGGGTCTTCACGTATtccacagaaaaaaaaaaacaacttggACTTGAGTGTCATGTTTCAAATTCATACGGCTATATTTGTCAACTAAATTTACCCACCAGAAGTAACACCCAACAGTACAGGTTGTTACTCACAAGAAGTAGAGCAAAATAAACTACaaacaaaaaaccaaaaagcaacaattctttttaataaaaaacaaaacattCAGAGAAAAGAAAACATCACGTATATATTACAACATCTAAACAACACATTACACATccaacacacacaaaaacacctcttttctctcctttttcctttctttctctgtACCAAACAAGAATGGCAGAACTGGAgattcaaaatcaaaacttgaTGCCAAAACTGATAGATTACTTGTCTTGTTTGCTCCAAAGGGTAGCTGAAACTAACGATATAAATGGCAGATTTCAACCACAGAAGATTTCAGTTTTCCATGGACTAACAAGGCCAAATATCTCAATTCAAAGCTATTTAGAGAGGATTTTCAAGTATGCTAATTGTAGCCCTTGTTGTTTCGTTGTTGCTTATGTTTATCTTGATCGCTTCACTCAGTGCCAGCCTTCTTTGCCAATCAACTCCTTCAATATTCATCGCTTGCTTATTACCAGTGTCATGATTGCTGCTAAATTCATGGATGATATGTAAGTTCATTTGCTCAATCtctctaatttttcttttaaacagaCTACTCTGTTTTACATAATTAACTAGACTATAAAATTCAGAGACGTAGTTAAGATTTTGAATATATTAGTGGTTCTGAATTTTAGGAAAAGACAGCTTA encodes:
- the LOC132064160 gene encoding cyclin-U4-1, which encodes MAELEIQNQNLMPKLIDYLSCLLQRVAETNDINGRFQPQKISVFHGLTRPNISIQSYLERIFKYANCSPCCFVVAYVYLDRFTQCQPSLPINSFNIHRLLITSVMIAAKFMDDMYYNNAYYAKVGGISTTEMNFLEVDFLFGLGFHLNVTPTTFQTYCAYLQKEMLLLRPPPKNLEDSSLIMGRSPKLQYICFNEDDSSSQQQQQQQQQLVV